Sequence from the Mytilus galloprovincialis chromosome 13, xbMytGall1.hap1.1, whole genome shotgun sequence genome:
tatttattCCTATAAACTTTGAACTTTGATTATCAAGAGATTGGTATTAAGTTCAATTCATGCAACACAATTATCTATCAAGCAGAAAAATTAATCCCCCCTCTCTCcaaatgcccccccccccttccccctttttaaattCAGGTTTCACCCACCAAATTCTCTATGTGCCTCTCTCGGGTCAGGAGTTCagtgttcagtggttgttgttggttcttGTTGTCATATTTGTGTtacacaaattgatttttttggtaatAAATGTCTGATTTTttcattgaattgtttcatatttttcatgtcttgGCATTTAAAGTAGACTATAACATCGTTGAAGACTGTGCAGTTGCCTATaacttttaaagtcatatgaaacgagtgaccagtgtaaaataatgtttttccaaTACACATAAACTTAATCATCTATGcacgattttttcatttttttcgcacaattttttttcaatcagtcagtgttgttttgaaaatatggcaggtaattgaATTTAGTGTTTTGACGCAGaaattgtcacctgtttgtcaaaaatcaaccaaaaaaaatcaacaaaaaagcatggatattgagaatgtgtttaacatgtacaatcagatctagtttattttaaaaacatccaTGCATATTGTGATCACTGGATTTTTTTCAAggtgggtcacactgaggtcactttgaatacggaaaatatgtctgGGAATTgattcctggaaggaagcaattaaaataaagtcaacttcttctaaatatgaacaaattaaaaaaaaatagaaaaaagaagatgtacataagttttataatgaaaactatccattgagttactGTAAACAGGGAAATTTTCACGGTAGTTTTATTTTCGCTATTTTCGCGGTAAGAATTGAAATGCCAAAATAAAACAACTGCGAAACTATCAAGGCAAAActcttttaattacatttatttttacaaattgtgacttggatggagccccattggcactcataccacatcattttaTATCTAAGTATATGAATACAATATCCATAGGACTACTGTATATCACTGATTTCATAAACGACAATTATATAACTGAAATCATAACTGTATCTGTTAATGAAAAGCAATATTAGAAGTCATGTCTTTAACTCAAATAAGTAATTTCACGGAAGCGAACATTGGGTATATTGTTATGTAAACAACACCCATTAAAATTATGTTAATGACACATGTCAATCAGTAATAAATTATCACTTTGTTGAATCTACTACAAAGAATAATCAGATCAAAAGATCGATTAATTAGCACTAATCCTGacagttttttatttttattcattccGAATTAGATTTAGTTTTCTATTATTGTGTATGTGTTTTTACAAGCATTGAAACAGGACAAATTTTTAATCTACTTTAACAATTATGAACCgaaaacaaaagatttctgattgattttatcatttgattaaagatatatataaagctgttcactttccaaatcatttatgaaaatatttaaattggcCACTGGCGCGAATTTGGATTGTGTTTGTAAATCGCGAAAAGACAGCACGAAAATTTCCCGGTttacagtataaaaaaaacatatgcattatttttttttcaatttgaggttgccaaattggcaatcataccacatatactTATTTTTTACACTGTTGAAATTGAGTTGAATTTTGTCTCGGAATGATCTTAGATCTGCTCCTAATAACTTTCTGGCGTCAAGCAACAATCTCTTTTTCatagtgacattttttttttttaaagtttacattAACTTGTGTGATCTTACATAATTATaataatggcggacaaattttcatacaagtgtaaatacgtctatacAAACCTGAGTTCTTGTAACTGTTTGGTTGCTTGTTCCACCATCTGGGATAACACTGTATTGTAAGATTTCCAAGCATTAGAACCATATTCTGACAGTAGTTCTAAATTCAATattctgaaaattaaaataattgatacAATAACAGTTAACCATACTTGTGAAGTTTCAAGAACTTTACAAAtgtattttcagatattaatCAGATTACTTTTACcagaaatatttattaaatggaTGATAATTGTGAAATTATTCACTTCCCTAAATGACCTTCAATCACAAGGTCAGAAAGTTGTTCATATACAGTGGCGTAGCTGgatcatttttacgtgtacgctcCAACCTTTGCGAGGGATAGAGGGGTGCCTACCACTCAAAGTTAAAGCACCTGTTGGTAGAGGTTTTGAAAGGGACGAAGCCCCCGAAAGCTATGGAGAATGAGATACCGTTATGATTCCTGTCAGCATggtcagtaaaaaatcattgatagcaacatactttgaatctaaatggtttatttgttttggttaaattttgtaatatatatgttaacttattcatcgtgttaaactggaagctagTTTAATGGTCATTGGTTATAGAGCAAATTTATCTTTCCTTCAagggatttaaaaaaatctaaaaaaaattttgatatttttttcttgatctggaatatttcaagacaatctatgaaggtttataaattgaacatgtaaaacaattaattgcgtaaagaagagttctgctatctgtctatcagaaaagaacagaaaaatgaacgaaaacaaatgctttcaaaattttagctttagacattagtcatagaaaaagcttcttcAGCATttacataaaattcaataaaGGTTCGACAAGAAGTTATATAATGTTgttgagaaataacaaaatgtaagcccaaactgcgaccacttattaattgcagaaataaattcattttgtccttaaaatgcgggaaaattaaagatataattgcatttATATTATATTGCTCTAAatatactcttttgatcataaacagttcatgtccaactttcgtaaaatttcacggagagtcattcaaaagactttatccacatAATCATTTGGAaatattgacgccgctttgtctcgcttttgggacaccaatcacaggctcaacaaaactacaaacagcatatcgaatctgagcagatagtgaattgctttaaatataagaaaagtacgtagaattcatagtagattcagacttttacaaaaattcgaacaaatatattaaatgatctatttgagtaaatttagtccctttttattcaaaattacaatccattgaaaaaagaagCACAGGGttgatgtgcttttgaccagtttttcttattctatgtcgattatttgttttattttcaaaactcaaGTGTACGCCCAGgtgttttgacgtaaacgtagctacatgcatgatataaatctttgatatcaaattaaatatttgtgagttatagaaaacaaattttgatgtttcaacttttatcaaaatGGTTGACAGttcacaaacaaaaaaaccaCTAAAAACCAGAAAACCAGTTCAACTGTAAAATAAGAACCCACTGAAAAACCAGTTCAACTCCACAACTGTAAAATAAGACTTAATGGCTTATGACAGAAGCATATACCAAACAGAGAGGTAAAAATCACACCTTGAAAAAACTCCAAAATCtcaataaaaataacatctcTTTGAAAGCCTGCTTGCACCTTTTAACATTGTCACAATAAGCAATAGTTATTTCTGTATTATACAAAGAGAAATATATTGACTTGAATAGTGTACTTCTATTTAAGTAATCAGATTTTAAATAGAGAGTACTAATAATACTGATATCATGTAAGTGCCTTGTTTTACATCTGGTATTTAGACAGTTCTTTGTTGTACCTGAGAGATTGATGTTCTAATTGTGCCTGTGAGTTCTCTACAGCCTCATTCCAGGCAGATATATCTGTCATCTTTCCTGCAGGAGGTGGAGGAAGTTCATATCTGAGAACAAATAATAATCTggtttataagttttatttttgtgCTTATGAAATAAATCCAGTGCTACTATTACATAGCAGTTATAAGGTAATATATAAGGCCCTGGATTATGTTTATTCAAGAGAGAATAAagcagaaaaaataaaacaaagagcTAGAATCGTCACCTGTTTAAATATAAAAGGCCTTCAGGGTTTTAAAAGAATAGTGCATGAAGATGTTGGTTCAAATCTAATCATTTGAGTCTGTAGTGCTGTAGTGTGTGTATTGAGCCGCAAGTGTCAATCAAGTTCATAATATTTACAacttcccttccggagcacctgagatcacccccagtttttggtggggttcgtgttgcttattcattgttattctttagttttctattttgtgtcatgtgtactattgttttatctgtttgtcttttttcaattttagccatggtattgtcagcttattttcgattttgactttccctctggtatcgttcgtccctcttttacaaggTCTGAAAGACATTAACATTTCTTCATTTTCTTGTGGATATtctcaatatttcttttttgatatacattaaatgtaaatttgattaaaacagCATGTTAACCTTTTCATGTTCAGCATATCCATAGGTAACCGTGACTGCATTCTTTCGTACTCTGTTTTCATTATCTCtgtctgaaaaacaaataaaacatttttataaagtgactgaaaacaaaatgtttgcttgaagaaacatgaatataCAATTACCCATCAAAAGTAACCATTGTATCTCTTATGTCATGCTCTTTCACTAATGCTGCACATACAAAGCCTGTAAGAGGGGCTTTTATTACTTGCAATATGAATGTTGGAGATGAATATCACTGTATTTTACCTTGTCCACCAAATAATCTTTTCAAATACAACTTTAACCTAATTATTACTATTCATGGCCAAAGTAAAAGTATGTTAATTCATTGCACTGAGCCACCCACATTGTTAATCCAACAGTAAaactatgtatttatttattcatttagttCAAACCACAAAAACAATCAgaagctctcggacatttaggtaacttgcatcgtaaatgaacgaggtgttacattatggtcatttgcacTGTTTTtcgtggtcacgtgataatctttgaaaatgaaaggcaaaagGCAGAAATCATGGGTCTCtgtgaaaaatggaaaaatatatggaaaaataaaggtttggCAGGTAGGCAGGTGGAAAAATGAAGAGATTGTAGCCCGATTTATATAGTTCCAAGGCCCTCAGTCGGCTCCAGAAGCGAcaaagcagcgcatctatttcgggtgggcaaatatccactttttgatatgggacgagctctgcttgtctggcaaaacagccgtcgGATGTCAGAGTAATCTTGGACTAATTATTGTAATTACCTCAAACTGGAGATAGTTAGGAGCAGGTAAGTATTCTAGATAATTCTTTGTAGGTCTGTATCTTCTTGTTTCTTCATCAACCAAAGCAAGAGCCTAAAATTAAGTAACACAACACATGTAATGAGACGCACAAAATTTATGCCTAGACTTTATTCCTTAAAAACAATTAtgatttgttcatgttgttacaGTGTATATGATTATAAATT
This genomic interval carries:
- the LOC143056220 gene encoding pre-mRNA-splicing factor SPF27-like, with the translated sequence MAGEVVVDALPYFDQGYDEPGVREAALALVDEETRRYRPTKNYLEYLPAPNYLQFETEIMKTEYERMQSRLPMDMLNMKRYELPPPPAGKMTDISAWNEAVENSQAQLEHQSLRILNLELLSEYGSNAWKSYNTVLSQMVEQATKQLQELRKKIQEINWQRKNEQTQAGGKLKELEESWVGLVSKNYEIERACVEIEREIEEMEQKRAKKAKR